One Aegilops tauschii subsp. strangulata cultivar AL8/78 chromosome 7, Aet v6.0, whole genome shotgun sequence genomic window carries:
- the LOC141027570 gene encoding uncharacterized protein, translating into MATDRAAVEASCADGTKLKALREYRHAKGLCFKCGERWGQDHSCPTSVQLHILEELLELLGLDSDGDSSSPSLGDALAERAMVISRHALTGGTSPKAIRLHAWLQGHEVLLLMDSGSSTSFIDARLASVLTGIVPLRRPCRVKVADGGELCCFSHIPHCSWVSQTHEFSTDMKVLPLGTYDAILGMDWLEEHSLMSVDWRDKHLLITTPRGPAQLRGHQERVDACPEINALQLQSLHKQGSLAQVVQLYQITEEDEVYTPTPDNIQKVIDQFEDVFGEPTGLPPRRDCDHRMPLMAGAQPVNLRPYRHKPEHKDEIEK; encoded by the coding sequence ATGGCCACGGATCGGGCAGCAGTAGAAGCCAGCTGCGCGGACGGCACCAAGCTCAAGGCGCTGCGGGAGTACCGTCATGCGAAGGGCCTCTGCTTCAAGTGCGGGGAGCGCTGGGGGCAGGACCACAGCTGCCCTACCAGCGTTCAACTCCACATCCTCGAGGAGCTactcgaactgctcggcctcgaCTCCGACGGCGATTCTTCGAGCCCATCGCTCGGCGACGCACTGGCCGAAAGAGCAATGGTGATCTCTCGCCATGCCCTCACTGGTGGCACGTCACCGAAGGCGATTCGTCTTCACGCGTGGTTACAAGGCCACGAGGTGTTACTGTTGATGGATTCTGGAAGTTCCACATCCTTCATCGACGCACGCCTCGCATCAGTTCTGACAGGCATCGTACCTCTTCGCCGACCCTGCCGCGTCAAGGTTGCAGATGGAGGCGAGCTCTGCTGTTTCTCTCACATACCACACTGCAGTTGGGTGTCTCAGACGCATGAATTCAGCACGGACATGAAGGTGTTGCCATTGGGCACGTATGACGCCATCCTCGGCATGGACTGGCTTGAAGAACACAGCCTGATGAGTGTGGACTGGCGCGACAAACACTTGTTGATTACCACTCCGCGTGGACCGGCACAATTGCGAGGCCATCAAGAGCGTGTGGATGCTTGCCCTGAGATCAACGCCTTGCAGCTGCAGTCCTTGCACAAACAGGGATCGCTAGCGCAAGTTGTGCAGTTATATCAGATTACTGAAGAAGATGAAGTATATACACCCACACCAGACAATATTCAGAAGGTCATTGATCAGTTTGAGGATGTATTCGGCGAACCAACTGGGCTGCCCCCACGTCGAGATTGTGATCACCGGATGCCACTTATGGCAGGAGCACAACCAGTGAATTTGAGGCCATATAGACACAAACCTGAGCATAAAGATGAGATTGAAAAATAA